The following proteins are co-located in the Maridesulfovibrio sp. genome:
- the gpmI gene encoding 2,3-bisphosphoglycerate-independent phosphoglycerate mutase yields the protein MSQQTGAPSVLLILDGWGIAPEGKGNAVKLANTPVLDGLMESCPRTQLKCAGRAVGLPDGFMGNSEVGHTNIGAGRVVYQDMTRIDIAIEKQELAANAAISSLMDNVKAADGRLHFMGLLSDGGVHSHINHLFSLIEVAKDAGIKEIFVHAFMDGRDTSPTSGKVYMQQLVDKMTEIGAGKVASISGRYYSMDRDKHYERNELSYKALVLGEGQEVSDPVKGVEDAYAAGETDEFIKPRLVSGVDGTLKDGDGVFFFNFRADRARQLCRVLALKDFSEFDRPKAPVFCGFVTMTQYESDFAFPNAFPPLNISNPIGEVVADNGLKQLRIAETEKYAHVTYFMNGGREEPFEGEDRILVPSPREVATYDLKPQMSAEEVTEKLIEALPKYSLCICNLANLDMVGHSGIIPAAIKACETVDACVGRIVEAVKAQGGVIMLTADHGNAEEMIDANGGPQTAHSLNNVPLVFIGEAFEGVTPAEGALCDIAPTILNHMGISVPEEMTGKDLLKG from the coding sequence ATGTCGCAACAAACCGGTGCTCCTTCCGTTCTTCTTATTCTGGACGGTTGGGGAATTGCCCCTGAAGGTAAAGGCAATGCAGTAAAACTTGCCAACACTCCCGTTCTGGACGGGCTGATGGAAAGCTGTCCTCGGACCCAGCTCAAATGTGCTGGCCGTGCGGTTGGGCTTCCTGACGGATTCATGGGGAACTCCGAGGTCGGTCACACCAACATCGGAGCAGGCCGGGTTGTTTATCAGGACATGACCCGCATTGACATTGCCATTGAGAAGCAAGAGCTGGCAGCCAATGCAGCTATCAGCAGTCTCATGGATAATGTCAAAGCTGCGGACGGTCGCCTGCATTTCATGGGGCTCCTTTCCGACGGCGGTGTGCATTCTCACATCAATCATCTTTTTTCATTGATTGAAGTGGCAAAGGATGCCGGTATCAAGGAAATCTTCGTCCATGCTTTTATGGATGGCCGTGATACCTCTCCCACGAGCGGTAAGGTTTACATGCAGCAGTTGGTGGATAAAATGACTGAAATCGGGGCCGGTAAAGTGGCCTCTATTTCCGGTCGTTATTATTCCATGGACCGTGATAAGCATTACGAGCGCAATGAGCTTTCCTACAAGGCTCTGGTTCTCGGCGAAGGGCAGGAAGTTTCTGACCCTGTTAAAGGTGTTGAGGACGCATACGCTGCCGGAGAGACTGATGAATTTATCAAGCCGCGCCTTGTTTCCGGTGTAGACGGAACCTTGAAAGACGGCGACGGTGTGTTCTTTTTCAACTTCCGCGCCGACCGTGCCCGCCAGCTTTGCCGGGTGCTTGCACTGAAAGATTTCAGCGAATTCGATCGTCCCAAAGCTCCGGTGTTCTGCGGTTTTGTGACTATGACTCAGTATGAGTCGGATTTTGCTTTCCCCAATGCCTTTCCTCCGCTGAACATTAGCAACCCCATCGGGGAAGTTGTTGCGGATAACGGGCTCAAGCAGCTACGCATTGCCGAAACCGAGAAATATGCCCACGTAACTTATTTCATGAACGGCGGGCGCGAAGAACCTTTCGAAGGCGAGGACCGTATTCTTGTCCCTTCCCCGCGTGAAGTTGCAACTTACGACCTTAAGCCGCAGATGAGCGCCGAGGAAGTGACTGAAAAGTTGATTGAAGCATTACCGAAATATTCGCTGTGCATCTGCAACCTTGCCAATCTCGACATGGTCGGCCATTCCGGCATCATCCCGGCGGCGATCAAAGCCTGCGAGACTGTTGACGCCTGTGTCGGCAGGATCGTAGAAGCTGTGAAAGCGCAGGGTGGAGTCATTATGCTGACTGCCGACCACGGTAATGCCGAGGAAATGATTGATGCAAATGGCGGCCCGCAGACTGCGCACAGCCTGAACAACGTACCGCTGGTATTTATCGGTGAAGCGTTTGAAGGCGTGACTCCTGCAGAAGGAGCGCTTTGTGACATCGCACCCACAATTTTGAATCACATGGGCATTTCCGTTCCCGAAGAAATGACCGGTAAAGATCTTTTAAAAGGATAA
- a CDS encoding RHS repeat-associated core domain-containing protein, producing MNHSDSGLILKLLIWRDKMSLNNSQKEIRTRTPQTGTGVNLFDEFERDNVALNSGGAVRVTSFSVPGTSEPFSMLRTECDGNGRIVERQIAFGNFNQDLKYEYDEGGRLHKVWSDERLIEEYLYGEFGERYFGATARMPHRTFRYGPGLRLEQAGNVKYFYDEYGCLIKKQHGAEVTEFSYHHSGQLEQVKLPDGRSISYAIDPEGMRIAKSINGAVVESYLWYDFISLAAVTDNYGNRKEFEYDEDGDPAAMRFNENVYYFATDQVGTINIVANAEGNEVKRIIRDSFGNLIVDTNKRMDISLGFAAGLYDKDTGLVHFGFREYDPSIGRFITPDPLGLAGGDVDVYGYCADDPVNFIDRIGLQDESEDGDDGAESSNSPGGGESAKSETLGGASSSSGSSSLSELGGYNGQTGYAGPSFSDYVGSSVDLDGSSFAGSLWGGGTPGGKGGNVNSRNGGQNAKNNATFEKGAQQSLDYLNQSSVQTAREMEKAYKELVDKQQAEEKARMERKARSDQEMRDNWRRAGLKAKKDGFGLWDLGKGMAAGALGGAVAFDKYGKVLGPGGRLAATVAGGVYGASIGAFNAVGYKGLADMTGIDKEDLEDFFGIFDTTPKTNKKDFK from the coding sequence TTGAATCATAGTGATTCAGGGCTGATCCTGAAACTTTTAATTTGGAGGGACAAAATGTCATTAAACAATTCTCAAAAGGAGATTAGGACACGCACACCCCAGACCGGAACTGGTGTAAATTTATTTGATGAATTTGAGCGCGACAATGTTGCGCTTAATAGCGGGGGTGCTGTTCGTGTAACGTCGTTCTCAGTTCCGGGAACATCAGAGCCGTTTTCGATGCTCAGAACTGAGTGTGATGGGAATGGGCGCATTGTCGAGCGACAGATTGCATTTGGAAATTTCAATCAGGACCTTAAATACGAATACGACGAAGGAGGCAGGCTGCATAAAGTCTGGAGTGATGAAAGGCTGATTGAAGAATATTTGTATGGTGAATTCGGTGAGCGTTATTTCGGTGCCACAGCGCGCATGCCGCACCGCACTTTTCGCTACGGTCCGGGGTTGCGATTGGAACAGGCCGGGAATGTGAAATATTTCTATGATGAATATGGTTGTCTGATTAAGAAGCAGCATGGCGCGGAAGTAACCGAATTCAGCTATCATCATTCCGGGCAGTTGGAGCAGGTTAAACTGCCCGATGGTAGAAGCATAAGCTACGCCATTGATCCGGAAGGCATGCGTATCGCAAAATCTATCAATGGTGCGGTGGTGGAAAGTTATCTCTGGTACGATTTCATTTCCCTCGCCGCTGTGACTGATAATTATGGCAACCGCAAAGAGTTCGAGTATGACGAAGACGGCGATCCTGCTGCCATGCGCTTCAACGAGAATGTTTATTATTTTGCTACCGATCAGGTTGGAACTATTAATATAGTTGCTAACGCAGAGGGAAATGAGGTAAAGCGAATTATCCGTGATTCGTTTGGAAATCTGATTGTCGATACCAATAAGAGAATGGACATCTCACTCGGTTTTGCCGCTGGATTGTACGATAAGGATACTGGGCTGGTTCACTTCGGATTTCGTGAATATGATCCCTCCATTGGGCGGTTCATAACGCCTGATCCGCTGGGATTGGCTGGCGGAGATGTTGATGTCTATGGGTATTGTGCTGATGATCCGGTTAATTTTATTGATCGGATCGGGTTGCAGGATGAGAGTGAAGATGGAGATGACGGGGCAGAAAGTAGCAATTCTCCCGGAGGCGGGGAAAGTGCTAAATCTGAAACCCTTGGAGGAGCGTCTTCAAGTTCCGGTAGTTCGTCGCTATCGGAACTTGGTGGCTATAATGGACAGACAGGTTACGCTGGGCCGAGTTTTAGTGATTATGTTGGATCTAGTGTTGATCTCGACGGCTCGAGTTTCGCAGGTAGTCTTTGGGGTGGGGGTACTCCCGGAGGAAAAGGAGGGAATGTAAATTCCAGAAATGGTGGGCAAAATGCTAAAAACAACGCGACCTTTGAGAAAGGTGCTCAGCAATCTTTAGATTACCTGAATCAATCAAGCGTGCAAACCGCTAGGGAAATGGAAAAAGCCTATAAGGAATTGGTGGATAAGCAGCAGGCTGAAGAAAAGGCTAGAATGGAACGCAAGGCCCGTTCTGACCAAGAGATGCGGGATAATTGGCGTCGTGCGGGGCTGAAAGCCAAAAAAGATGGTTTTGGGCTTTGGGATTTAGGTAAAGGAATGGCGGCAGGGGCTCTTGGCGGAGCAGTTGCTTTTGATAAGTATGGGAAGGTATTAGGACCAGGCGGAAGACTTGCAGCGACTGTCGCAGGAGGTGTTTACGGTGCGTCTATAGGAGCTTTTAATGCAGTTGGATATAAAGGGCTTGCTGACATGACAGGAATCGATAAAGAAGATTTAGAAGATTTTTTTGGTATATTTGACACTACTCCTAAAACAAATAAGAAGGATTTCAAGTAA